GTTGAGTGCAGAGGCCAGTATGTCGACGATGCGCTCCGGTTCCTCCATCCGCCCACGGCCCACGAGTGTGCTGGCCAGCTCTCCCTCAGCGGGCTCAATGATCCGGTTGCCAAAGGTGCGCAAGCGAGCGAGGTTTGCCTGTGTGGCGGGGTGCGCATACATGTCGAGATCCATTGCAGGGGCCACGAAAACGGGCGCCTTGCACGAGAGGTAAGTGGTGACGAGCATATTGTCAGCCACGCCCTGAGCCATCTTGCCGATCGTAGCCGCCGTGGCGGGCGCGATGAGCATGGCGTCGGCCCAGAGACCCAGATCGACGTGGCTGTGCCACGAGCCGTCGCGTCGGGAAAAGAACTCGCTGACGACGGGCTTTCGACTGAGGGTAGAGAGGGTGAGCGGGGTGATGAACTCCTTGGCTGCGGGCGTCATAACCACCTGCACCTCTGCGCCCTCCTTGATGAGGGCACGAGTGAGGTAGGCCGCCTTATACGCGGCTATACTTCCCGTGACGCCGAGGATGATCTTCCGCTCCGCGAGTCTTGGGGAGGGGGATTGACTATTCATCGTGCTTGGGTTGGGGGATAAGCGGTGTGATTCGCAGGCTACTTGAGGCGCATGCGTATCTCGGTCAGTTTTTGTTTGGTGTTCAGCGGGAAATCGCCGCTCATCATCCACGCATAATAGCCCGGATCGGCCTTCAAGACCTCCGTGACGAGGCGCCCCTTGTATTTGCCGAAGTTGATCACCTCTTCGCCCTTGTCGTTGTAGATCATACGGCCGGCAAAGTCCACGTTGTTCGTGAAGCAGGAGAACTCCGATAGGAAGCGGATGTCGTTTTTGAGGTCCGGGTAACGGTCCAGTTGCGCCTTGAGCACCTCGTACGTAGCGAAGGTATCTGCCGCGGCACTGTGGGCGTCCTCGAGGCTTTTTCCGCAATAAAACTTGTATGCGGCAGACAGTGTGCGCTGTTCCATCTTATGGAAGATGGTCTGCACGTCGACAAATTTGCGTTTGGAGAGATCGATATCGACGTCCGCCCGCAGAAATTCCTCGGCAAGGAGGGGAATATCAAATCGGTTGGAATTAAATCCCGCTAAATCGCAGCCTTCAATCTGTGCAGCGAGTGATTTGGCGATCTCTTTGAAGGTGGGACAGTCCTTGACATCTTCGTCGCTGATACCGTGAATAGCCGTCGCCTCTGGTGGGATGGGTATGCCCGGATTGATACGACGAGTCTTACTTTCCTCCTTACCGTTGGGGGCGACTTTCAGGAGAGAAATTTCGATGATCCTATCCTTACTGATATTTACGCCGGTGGTCTCGAGGTCGAAGAAGACGATAGGGTTGGCTAAGTTCA
The sequence above is drawn from the Tannerella serpentiformis genome and encodes:
- a CDS encoding 3'-5' exonuclease, with the translated sequence MQLNLANPIVFFDLETTGVNISKDRIIEISLLKVAPNGKEESKTRRINPGIPIPPEATAIHGISDEDVKDCPTFKEIAKSLAAQIEGCDLAGFNSNRFDIPLLAEEFLRADVDIDLSKRKFVDVQTIFHKMEQRTLSAAYKFYCGKSLEDAHSAAADTFATYEVLKAQLDRYPDLKNDIRFLSEFSCFTNNVDFAGRMIYNDKGEEVINFGKYKGRLVTEVLKADPGYYAWMMSGDFPLNTKQKLTEIRMRLK